In Xanthomonas theicola, a single genomic region encodes these proteins:
- the fni gene encoding type 2 isopentenyl-diphosphate Delta-isomerase, translating to MSDDALSRRKGDHLDIVLDRRTAPATVAAGWEWIRFEHCALPELDLAQIDLSASLLGKALRAPLLISSMTGGTPRAEAINRHLSEAAQALGIAMCVGSQRVSLQSGRSQGLTRTLRRLAPDVPLLANIGAAQLREADGLDLARRAVDALEADGLIVHLNSLQEAVQPEGDRDWRGVLAQIARAARTVGVPIIVKEVGAGLSASVACALVEAGVAVVDVAGAGGTSWAAVEGERASDAADRAVAMAFADWGIPTAASVQAVRQALPAVKLIASGGIRDGIDVAKAIRLGADIAGQAAGVLRAATVSTDAVVAHFQIVIRQLAVVCFCTGSADLATLRHARLLPAAQLSGG from the coding sequence ATGAGCGATGACGCACTGAGCCGGCGCAAGGGCGACCATCTGGACATCGTGTTGGACCGGCGAACGGCACCAGCCACGGTCGCTGCCGGCTGGGAGTGGATCCGTTTCGAACACTGCGCACTGCCCGAGTTGGACCTGGCGCAGATCGACCTGAGCGCTTCGCTGCTAGGAAAGGCGCTGCGTGCGCCGCTGCTGATCAGCTCCATGACCGGCGGCACGCCACGCGCCGAGGCCATCAACCGGCATCTGAGCGAGGCGGCACAAGCCTTGGGCATCGCCATGTGCGTCGGTTCGCAGCGCGTGAGCCTTCAGTCCGGCCGCTCTCAAGGGTTGACGCGCACGCTGCGGCGTCTCGCGCCGGATGTTCCATTGCTGGCCAATATCGGCGCCGCGCAACTGCGCGAGGCCGACGGCCTGGACTTGGCGCGCCGGGCGGTGGATGCGCTGGAGGCCGATGGACTCATCGTCCATCTCAATTCGCTGCAGGAGGCGGTGCAGCCGGAGGGCGACCGCGACTGGCGCGGCGTCCTTGCGCAGATCGCCCGCGCCGCGCGCACCGTGGGGGTGCCGATCATCGTCAAGGAAGTGGGGGCGGGCCTGTCCGCATCGGTGGCTTGCGCGCTGGTTGAGGCGGGCGTGGCGGTCGTCGACGTCGCCGGGGCCGGCGGGACAAGTTGGGCCGCAGTGGAAGGCGAGCGCGCCAGCGATGCCGCCGACCGTGCGGTGGCAATGGCGTTCGCCGACTGGGGAATTCCGACCGCAGCCAGCGTACAGGCGGTGCGCCAGGCATTGCCGGCAGTGAAGCTGATCGCATCGGGAGGGATCCGCGATGGCATCGATGTGGCCAAGGCGATTCGCCTGGGAGCGGACATCGCCGGGCAGGCGGCCGGCGTGCTGCGTGCGGCAACGGTGTCCACCGATGCGGTCGTCGCGCATTTCCAGATCGTCATCCGCCAATTGGCCGTGGTGTGCTTTTGCACCGGTTCGGCCGACCTGGCCACGTTGCGCCACGCGCGCTTGTTGCCAGCGGCGCAGCTGTCCGGCGGCTGA
- a CDS encoding terpene synthase family protein encodes MIRTERALEQVLEWGRSLAGFADEHAAEAVRGGQYILQRIHQSLCQTSVRTGRDPQDERLIVAFYCELALLFWLDDCNDLGLIAPDQLAAVERALGHGVPCAVPGFDGCAALRASLAALAYDRRDYVQLLADTRSYCAALRSSAQASAPQGWSYAEYLHNGIDSIAYANVFCCLSLLWGLDMATWRECPAFRQALWLISAVGRLQNDLHGRDKDRSAGESDNVAILLQQRYPAMPVLEFLGDELAGYACMLRRVMAEKRFPEPWVQLIEAMSAIRAQYYQTSTSRYRNADADEGERAPA; translated from the coding sequence ATGATCCGGACCGAGCGCGCGCTGGAGCAGGTGCTGGAGTGGGGGCGGTCCTTGGCCGGCTTCGCCGATGAGCATGCCGCGGAAGCGGTCAGGGGCGGCCAGTACATCCTGCAGCGCATCCACCAGAGCCTGTGCCAGACCAGCGTCCGCACAGGCCGCGATCCGCAGGACGAACGGCTGATCGTGGCGTTCTATTGCGAACTGGCGCTGCTGTTCTGGCTTGACGACTGCAACGACCTTGGCCTGATCGCGCCGGACCAGCTCGCTGCGGTGGAACGAGCGCTGGGGCATGGCGTGCCGTGCGCGGTGCCCGGATTCGACGGCTGCGCGGCGCTGCGCGCTTCGCTGGCTGCACTCGCCTACGATCGTCGCGACTATGTGCAGCTTCTTGCCGATACCCGGAGCTACTGCGCGGCGCTGCGCAGTAGCGCGCAGGCGTCAGCGCCGCAGGGTTGGTCCTATGCCGAGTACCTGCACAATGGCATCGATTCGATCGCCTACGCGAACGTGTTCTGTTGCTTGTCGCTGCTGTGGGGGCTGGACATGGCGACCTGGCGCGAGTGCCCGGCGTTTCGCCAGGCCCTGTGGCTGATCTCTGCGGTAGGGCGCTTGCAGAACGATCTGCATGGACGGGACAAGGACCGGTCGGCCGGCGAGTCCGACAACGTGGCGATTCTGCTCCAGCAGCGCTATCCGGCCATGCCTGTGCTGGAGTTCCTCGGCGACGAGCTGGCCGGTTACGCCTGCATGCTGCGCCGGGTGATGGCGGAAAAACGCTTTCCCGAGCCGTGGGTACAGTTGATCGAGGCCATGTCGGCCATCCGCGCGCAGTACTACCAGACCTCAACCAGTCGCTACCGCAACGCAGATGCGGATGAAGGCGAGCGTGCGCCGGCCTGA
- a CDS encoding TetR/AcrR family transcriptional regulator, with product MNIAPAPSSDDGAASGGGRNNRLSAEDWAQAALDLIAEQGVSAVAVEPLARRLGVTKGSFYWHFPSRDALLQAALERWELVEQQQVFGSLEEMPDPRTRLRALFQLVAHEVKPHVIYSELLKALDHPAVRPVIDRVSQRRMEYLIASFRQAGLSRPDAQHRARLAYAAYVGFLQLSLQLHQPKQAREDFESYVEHVIATLIPG from the coding sequence ATGAATATCGCGCCCGCTCCTTCCTCCGATGACGGCGCCGCTTCCGGCGGTGGCCGCAACAACCGGCTCAGCGCCGAAGACTGGGCGCAGGCCGCCCTGGACCTGATCGCCGAACAGGGCGTGAGCGCGGTGGCGGTGGAGCCGCTGGCACGGCGCCTGGGCGTCACCAAGGGCAGCTTCTACTGGCATTTCCCCTCGCGCGATGCGCTGCTGCAGGCGGCGCTGGAGCGCTGGGAACTGGTCGAGCAGCAGCAGGTGTTCGGCAGCCTGGAAGAGATGCCGGACCCGCGCACGCGGCTGCGCGCGCTGTTCCAGTTGGTCGCGCACGAGGTCAAGCCGCACGTCATCTACAGCGAATTGCTGAAGGCGCTGGACCATCCGGCGGTGCGCCCGGTCATCGACCGGGTCTCGCAGCGGCGCATGGAGTACCTGATCGCTTCGTTCCGCCAGGCCGGGCTCAGCCGTCCCGATGCCCAGCACCGTGCGCGGCTGGCCTACGCCGCCTATGTCGGCTTCCTGCAGTTGTCGCTGCAGTTGCATCAGCCCAAGCAGGCGCGCGAGGACTTCGAGTCCTACGTTGAACACGTCATCGCGACCCTGATTCCCGGCTGA
- a CDS encoding alpha/beta fold hydrolase encodes MVSSSATVPHAALAALSGAGELALAATVTDPGEAGSVLLAHGFGQTRHAWSATAAALQAHGYRSVAYDARGHGDSTRNPAGLAYRGEQFTDDLIVVAGEMAPAPVLVAASMGGLFGLMAEARWPGLFRAMVLVDITPRWQPAGVERILAFMTAHPRGFASLDDAGDAIAAYLPQRARKSPEALRSVLRRHDDGRWYWHWDPRLVEELARGSDQHQAAIAQAASKVHCPLLLVSGGRSDLLVTPQTIEEFLSLVPHAQHAHLPEATPMLAGDDNAAFTATVLHYLDALPPASAGAPSAVTEHVPGASP; translated from the coding sequence ATGGTTTCCTCTTCCGCCACCGTCCCGCATGCCGCCTTGGCTGCCTTGTCCGGCGCCGGCGAGCTGGCGCTGGCCGCGACCGTCACCGATCCCGGCGAGGCTGGATCGGTGCTGCTCGCGCATGGCTTCGGCCAGACCCGGCACGCCTGGTCGGCGACCGCCGCGGCGCTACAGGCGCATGGCTATCGCAGCGTCGCCTACGACGCGCGCGGCCATGGCGACTCCACGCGCAACCCCGCCGGCCTGGCGTACCGCGGCGAGCAGTTCACCGACGACCTGATCGTGGTCGCCGGCGAAATGGCGCCGGCGCCGGTGCTGGTGGCCGCCTCGATGGGCGGACTGTTCGGTCTGATGGCCGAGGCGCGCTGGCCGGGCCTTTTCCGCGCAATGGTGCTGGTCGACATCACCCCGCGCTGGCAGCCGGCCGGGGTCGAGCGCATTCTCGCCTTCATGACCGCGCATCCGCGCGGCTTCGCCAGCCTGGACGACGCCGGCGATGCCATCGCGGCCTATCTGCCGCAACGCGCGCGCAAGTCGCCCGAGGCGCTGCGCAGCGTCCTGCGCCGGCACGACGACGGCCGCTGGTACTGGCACTGGGATCCGCGCCTGGTGGAAGAACTGGCGCGCGGCAGCGACCAGCACCAGGCCGCGATCGCGCAGGCGGCCAGCAAGGTGCATTGCCCGCTGCTGCTGGTCAGCGGCGGGCGCAGCGATCTTCTGGTCACGCCGCAGACCATCGAAGAATTCCTGTCGTTGGTGCCGCATGCGCAGCATGCGCACCTGCCCGAGGCCACGCCTATGCTGGCCGGCGACGACAACGCCGCGTTTACCGCCACTGTGTTGCATTATCTGGACGCACTGCCACCGGCTAGCGCCGGCGCACCGTCCGCCGTCACCGAGCATGTCCCCGGAGCAAGCCCATGA
- a CDS encoding acyl-CoA dehydrogenase translates to MSIVAPFLVLLLAGAFAAYHRMRLAVWAALSATLLVACWLLGASHAATIVAAVLLALVAVPLLLPFVRKPLFTAPMLKVFRKVLPPLSQTERIALETGSVGFEGELFTGDPDWQKLLDYPKPQLTAEEQAFLDGPVEELCRMTNDWEITHVHADLPPQLWSFVKKHKFFGMIIPKEYGGLGFSALAHHKVIQKIASVSSVVSSTVGVPNSLGPGELLLHYGSKEQKDYYLPRLAVGQEVPCFGLTGPFAGSDATSIPDYGIVCKGEWNGANVLGVKLTFDKRYITLAPVATLVGLAFRMYDPGGLIGDTKDIGITLALLPRETPGVQIGRRHFPLNSPFQNGPIHGREVFIPLSQLIGGVDMVGKGWNMLNECLAVGRSITLPSTASGGAKYGAIVTGAYARIRKQFGLSVGRFEGVEEALARIGGKAYAISALSQATAAAVDRGDVPSVPSAIAKYHCTTMSREVISDVMDVVGGKGIILGPRNFAGRSWQAAPIAITVEGANIMTRSLLIFGQGAILCHPWVMKEMKAAGNPDHQAGVDEFDRNLFGHIGFAISNAVRSLWFGLTAARIGAAPGDAYTRRFFRKLDRYSANLALMADVSMLMLGGKLKFKESLSGRLGDVLSHIYMTSAMLKRYHDDGAPATDQPLLAWAFHDSVHKIELALSAALRNFPIRPVGWLMWALIFPWGRRAEAPGDRLGHRVAALLMTPNEARDRLGQGVFLTPCENNPGGRIASYLTKAVLAEPVERKFLKALKSKGIEALDFAAQLDEAVREGVLSADERLQLEELREITMDTIGVDDFDTDALRSASYVAPAASAQEHSREAA, encoded by the coding sequence ATGAGCATCGTCGCGCCCTTCCTCGTGTTGTTGCTGGCAGGCGCCTTCGCCGCCTATCACCGCATGCGGCTCGCCGTCTGGGCCGCGCTGAGCGCCACGCTGCTGGTCGCGTGCTGGCTGCTCGGCGCCAGCCATGCCGCCACCATCGTCGCCGCGGTGCTGCTGGCGCTGGTCGCGGTGCCGCTGCTGCTGCCGTTCGTGCGCAAGCCGCTGTTCACCGCGCCGATGCTGAAGGTGTTCCGCAAGGTGCTGCCGCCGCTGTCGCAGACCGAGCGCATCGCGCTGGAGACCGGCTCGGTCGGCTTCGAGGGCGAGCTGTTCACCGGCGATCCGGACTGGCAGAAGTTGCTCGACTATCCCAAGCCGCAGCTGACCGCCGAAGAGCAGGCGTTCCTCGACGGCCCGGTGGAAGAGCTGTGCCGGATGACCAACGACTGGGAAATCACCCACGTCCACGCCGACCTGCCGCCGCAGCTGTGGAGCTTCGTCAAGAAGCACAAGTTCTTCGGCATGATCATTCCGAAGGAGTACGGCGGCCTGGGCTTCTCGGCGCTGGCCCACCACAAGGTGATCCAGAAGATCGCCTCGGTGTCGAGCGTGGTCAGCTCCACCGTCGGCGTGCCGAACTCGCTGGGCCCGGGCGAACTGCTGCTGCACTACGGCTCCAAGGAGCAGAAGGACTATTACCTGCCGCGCCTGGCGGTGGGCCAGGAAGTGCCGTGCTTCGGCCTGACCGGCCCGTTCGCCGGCTCCGACGCGACCTCGATCCCCGACTACGGCATCGTCTGCAAGGGCGAGTGGAACGGCGCCAACGTGCTCGGCGTCAAGCTGACCTTCGACAAGCGCTACATCACCCTGGCGCCGGTGGCGACCCTGGTCGGCCTGGCGTTCCGCATGTACGACCCGGGCGGCCTGATCGGCGACACCAAGGACATCGGCATCACCCTGGCGCTGCTGCCGCGCGAAACCCCCGGCGTCCAAATCGGCCGCCGCCACTTCCCGCTGAACTCGCCGTTCCAGAACGGCCCGATCCACGGCCGCGAGGTGTTCATCCCGCTCAGCCAGCTGATCGGCGGCGTGGACATGGTCGGCAAGGGCTGGAACATGCTCAACGAGTGCCTGGCCGTGGGCCGCTCGATCACCCTGCCCTCCACCGCCAGCGGCGGCGCCAAGTACGGCGCGATCGTCACCGGCGCCTACGCGCGCATCCGCAAGCAGTTCGGCCTGTCGGTCGGCCGCTTCGAAGGCGTGGAAGAAGCCCTGGCGCGGATCGGCGGCAAGGCCTATGCGATCAGCGCGCTGTCGCAGGCCACCGCCGCGGCGGTGGATCGCGGCGACGTGCCATCGGTGCCGTCGGCGATCGCCAAGTACCACTGCACCACGATGAGCCGCGAAGTCATCAGCGACGTGATGGACGTGGTCGGCGGCAAGGGCATCATCCTCGGGCCGCGCAACTTCGCCGGCCGCAGCTGGCAGGCGGCGCCGATCGCGATCACCGTGGAAGGCGCCAACATCATGACCCGCAGCCTGCTGATCTTCGGCCAGGGCGCGATCCTGTGCCATCCGTGGGTGATGAAGGAAATGAAGGCCGCCGGCAATCCTGACCACCAGGCCGGCGTCGACGAATTCGACCGCAACCTGTTCGGCCATATCGGCTTCGCGATCTCCAACGCGGTGCGCTCGCTGTGGTTCGGCCTGACCGCCGCGCGCATCGGCGCCGCCCCCGGCGACGCCTACACCCGCCGCTTCTTCCGCAAGCTGGACCGCTACTCGGCGAATCTGGCGCTGATGGCCGACGTGTCGATGCTGATGCTCGGCGGCAAGCTGAAGTTCAAGGAATCGCTGTCCGGCCGCCTGGGCGACGTGCTGAGCCACATCTACATGACCAGCGCGATGCTCAAGCGCTACCACGACGACGGCGCGCCGGCGACCGACCAGCCGCTGCTGGCCTGGGCGTTCCACGACAGCGTGCACAAGATCGAACTGGCGCTGTCGGCGGCGCTGCGCAACTTCCCGATCCGCCCGGTGGGCTGGCTGATGTGGGCGCTGATCTTCCCGTGGGGCCGCCGCGCCGAAGCCCCGGGCGACCGCCTGGGCCACCGCGTCGCCGCGCTGCTGATGACCCCGAACGAAGCCCGCGACCGTCTCGGCCAGGGCGTGTTCCTGACCCCGTGCGAGAACAACCCGGGCGGCCGCATCGCCAGCTACCTGACCAAGGCGGTGCTGGCCGAGCCGGTCGAGCGCAAGTTTCTGAAGGCGCTCAAGAGCAAGGGCATCGAGGCGCTGGACTTCGCCGCGCAGCTGGACGAGGCGGTGCGCGAAGGCGTGCTGTCGGCCGACGAGCGCCTCCAGCTGGAGGAACTGCGCGAGATCACCATGGACACAATCGGCGTGGACGACTTCGACACCGATGCGCTGCGCTCGGCCAGTTATGTCGCCCCTGCGGCAAGCGCACAGGAGCACTCGCGCGAAGCGGCCTGA